One genomic region from Halorubrum sp. BOL3-1 encodes:
- a CDS encoding molybdopterin-dependent oxidoreductase gives MSADDSGEDGATVSRRDFVKAAGSIGVIAAASNAAVDVDIDDLWTDDELHYVGDDYGEYGASDVIHTTCGQCNTFCPIKVQLADESGTGEYSSLVRKLAGNPYSFLNTQPFSQVPYESDPEDVAMGDVEGSGDVDTDRWSLSGGRICLKGQAGIQTAFDSYRVRQPMKRVGPRGSGEWKTVSWDRVIRDIVEGDDELGHPGLKDLWGYAPQEAVMSDWEAVQNGELSKSAFDEKYADDLIDTDHPDLGPKSNQIVDVGGFRRNFIRTRLWHQGLGSVNSIHHAGTCGFSSVLGNVRSHDAKKKRQYPDIENCEYLLAWGTNPMVANKGPTWLAPKLTNAIEDGMRMDVVDPRLSKTAEKADTWVPVEPGADGALALGMARWIIENGRHDLTYLQNPSRSAASDDDEPTWSDATHLVLVDAEAGPKARAGDLGLVPEDAETADDFVAVDAATGEPRPASEVDTAVLDVDVTVDGTAVRSVWSQYRDRVFEHTVEEYAEMAGVPADQIAEIADEFTSHGKRAAIMAYRGPAKHTNGFYNTRAIATLQHLIGNYDWKGGQITPYAGYDTMSGRYQLGSVPDGHSPWGIPLLRGGVNYEDTSLFDRDDGYPAKRPWFPVAPPQATQELYGSAADEYPYSVEALFIRPYSNNHVMAVAGGDKIPAILKDTDTIPLIVASDTVIGETSQYADYILPEPTYLERWENFGTYPNKRLADEKISQPAVSVVPDARPFEDVLIELWSELDLPGVGTDSIPDADGNLWPLEQAEDFYLKLAANIAYDRDPVADASEDELRVFRESHESGLGDRFDLDRWRDAVTDEEWPKVVTVLNRGGRFEEPTEGYDEAFAEHGHGYDYAERGDDSNAYDGEYMRYKLESRVDFYSEVVPNGKHSFTGERFDPLPRVDDVEHYDGTVQAAVSGDDEPERPLRLINWKPRTQGMHRTQNSPWLRETRPENPVWINPQDAEERGIENGDEILIDAGRETADGVAMVTGGIRPGVVGAMWGWGRSGDGATPETIDGETRPAVEADGHSDYQFDEPMTEEGGYAKGRDAGFAINHIQPLDEELGDTGLSDLVGGSNAQYDAFVDVERR, from the coding sequence ATGAGTGCTGATGATTCGGGCGAGGACGGCGCGACGGTTTCGCGCCGCGACTTCGTCAAGGCGGCCGGGAGTATCGGAGTCATCGCGGCGGCGAGCAACGCCGCGGTCGACGTGGACATCGACGACCTGTGGACGGATGATGAGCTCCACTACGTCGGCGACGACTACGGCGAGTACGGCGCAAGCGACGTGATACACACCACCTGCGGCCAGTGTAACACGTTCTGCCCGATCAAGGTCCAACTCGCGGACGAGAGCGGGACCGGCGAGTACAGCTCGCTTGTTCGGAAGCTCGCCGGAAACCCGTACTCGTTCCTCAACACGCAGCCGTTCTCGCAGGTGCCCTACGAGAGCGATCCGGAGGACGTAGCGATGGGCGACGTCGAGGGGAGCGGCGACGTCGACACCGATCGCTGGTCGCTCTCCGGTGGCCGGATCTGCTTAAAAGGGCAGGCGGGGATCCAGACGGCCTTCGACAGCTACCGTGTTCGCCAGCCGATGAAGCGGGTCGGTCCGCGCGGCTCGGGCGAGTGGAAGACCGTCTCGTGGGACCGAGTGATTCGAGACATCGTCGAGGGCGACGACGAGCTCGGGCACCCCGGACTCAAAGACCTCTGGGGGTACGCCCCGCAGGAGGCCGTGATGAGCGACTGGGAGGCCGTCCAGAACGGCGAGCTGTCCAAGTCGGCGTTCGACGAGAAGTACGCGGACGACCTCATCGACACCGACCACCCGGATCTGGGACCGAAGTCAAACCAGATCGTCGACGTCGGCGGGTTCCGTCGCAACTTCATCCGAACTCGGCTCTGGCATCAGGGACTGGGGTCGGTGAACAGCATCCATCACGCCGGAACCTGCGGTTTCTCAAGCGTGCTCGGGAACGTTCGATCGCACGACGCGAAAAAGAAGCGTCAGTATCCGGACATCGAGAACTGCGAGTATCTCCTCGCGTGGGGGACGAATCCGATGGTCGCGAACAAGGGCCCGACGTGGCTCGCGCCGAAGCTGACGAACGCCATCGAGGACGGGATGCGGATGGACGTCGTCGACCCGCGCCTATCGAAGACCGCCGAGAAGGCCGACACATGGGTGCCCGTCGAGCCCGGCGCGGACGGGGCGCTCGCGCTCGGGATGGCGCGGTGGATCATCGAGAACGGCCGCCACGACCTAACGTACCTCCAGAACCCCTCGCGGTCGGCCGCGAGCGACGACGACGAGCCCACGTGGAGCGACGCGACGCACCTCGTCCTCGTCGACGCGGAAGCGGGCCCAAAGGCGCGCGCAGGCGACCTCGGACTCGTTCCGGAGGACGCCGAGACCGCCGACGACTTCGTCGCCGTCGACGCGGCGACAGGTGAGCCGCGTCCCGCGAGCGAGGTCGACACGGCCGTTCTCGACGTCGATGTGACCGTCGACGGGACGGCGGTCCGGAGCGTCTGGAGCCAGTACCGCGACCGCGTCTTCGAACACACCGTCGAGGAGTACGCCGAGATGGCCGGCGTCCCGGCTGACCAGATCGCCGAGATCGCCGACGAGTTCACCAGCCACGGCAAGCGGGCGGCAATCATGGCCTATCGCGGCCCGGCAAAGCACACGAACGGCTTCTACAACACGCGGGCGATCGCCACCCTCCAGCACCTCATCGGGAACTACGACTGGAAGGGCGGGCAGATCACCCCGTACGCGGGTTACGACACCATGTCCGGCCGGTACCAGCTCGGCTCGGTCCCGGACGGGCACTCACCGTGGGGAATTCCCCTGCTCCGCGGCGGCGTCAACTACGAGGACACCTCGCTGTTCGACCGCGACGACGGCTACCCGGCGAAGCGACCGTGGTTCCCCGTCGCGCCGCCGCAGGCGACCCAAGAGCTCTACGGCAGCGCCGCCGACGAGTACCCGTACAGTGTCGAGGCGCTGTTCATCCGACCGTACTCGAACAATCACGTGATGGCGGTCGCCGGCGGCGACAAGATCCCGGCGATCTTGAAAGACACCGACACGATTCCGCTGATCGTCGCCTCCGACACTGTCATCGGCGAGACCAGCCAATATGCCGACTACATCCTGCCCGAGCCGACCTACCTCGAACGGTGGGAGAACTTCGGAACGTACCCGAACAAGCGGCTGGCCGACGAGAAGATCAGCCAGCCGGCGGTCTCCGTCGTCCCCGACGCGCGCCCGTTCGAGGACGTGCTCATCGAGCTGTGGTCGGAGCTGGACCTGCCGGGCGTCGGTACAGACTCCATCCCCGACGCGGACGGTAACCTGTGGCCGCTCGAACAGGCCGAGGACTTCTACCTGAAGCTCGCAGCCAACATCGCGTACGACCGCGACCCGGTCGCAGATGCGAGCGAGGACGAGCTGCGGGTGTTCCGCGAGAGCCACGAGAGCGGACTCGGCGACCGGTTCGACCTCGATCGCTGGCGGGACGCCGTCACCGACGAGGAGTGGCCGAAGGTCGTCACGGTGTTGAACCGGGGCGGCCGCTTCGAGGAGCCGACCGAGGGCTACGACGAGGCGTTCGCCGAACACGGTCACGGGTACGACTACGCCGAGCGCGGCGACGATTCGAACGCCTACGACGGCGAGTACATGCGGTACAAACTCGAGTCCCGCGTCGACTTCTACAGCGAGGTCGTCCCCAACGGGAAACACTCCTTCACCGGCGAGCGGTTCGACCCGCTCCCGAGGGTCGACGACGTCGAGCACTACGACGGGACCGTCCAGGCCGCGGTGAGCGGCGACGACGAACCTGAGCGCCCGCTCCGACTGATAAACTGGAAGCCGCGGACACAGGGGATGCACCGCACCCAGAACAGCCCGTGGCTCCGGGAGACCCGCCCGGAGAATCCCGTGTGGATCAACCCGCAGGACGCAGAGGAGCGCGGCATCGAGAACGGCGACGAGATTCTCATCGACGCCGGTCGCGAGACCGCCGACGGGGTCGCGATGGTCACGGGCGGGATCCGACCCGGCGTCGTCGGCGCGATGTGGGGATGGGGTCGGAGCGGCGACGGCGCGACGCCCGAAACGATCGACGGCGAAACGCGGCCGGCGGTCGAGGCCGACGGCCACAGCGACTACCAGTTCGACGAGCCAATGACCGAGGAGGGCGGGTACGCGAAGGGACGCGACGCCGGATTCGCGATCAATCACATCCAGCCGTTAGACGAGGAACTCGGCGATACCGGCCTCTCGGATCTCGTCGGTGGGAGCAACGCGCAGTACGACGCCTTCGTCGACGTGGAGCGGCGGTGA
- the nrfD gene encoding NrfD/PsrC family molybdoenzyme membrane anchor subunit, giving the protein MATQSPHIEFDPGFEDDRLRIAWYAIVGVLVAVGAYATYLRLTGGMASTNLTSVVPWGAWVAFYIYFVGLSAGAFLVSTMANVFEVEGMHRIDRDALFAAIISMAVALLFVWIDLGRMDRMYFPFLWRQLTSALSWEVHAYVAYIGILVTELYFSMRIDLARVADRTSGLRETFYSALALGRLDTSEASQAFDQRWLKRAGIVGIPLAIFMVHGGTGVLFAVSKARPYWNSGLFPVIFVISALLSGTALVMMVYVLRTRLFDGESVDPDLLDRLAQLLIGFIIVDAALTAIETFIAIASVHPHEIETWNVIMYGPMSWSFWWFMVGFSWVFPMVLLSKRSWRRTPSVMVLTGLSVVIGIVAVRFNIVVPAQVMPVMEGLPHGSYFPTLVEWGTSIGMIGVGLLLFTIGAETLPLTPLTGGDHE; this is encoded by the coding sequence ATGGCGACACAAAGCCCACACATCGAGTTCGATCCGGGGTTCGAAGACGACCGGCTGCGGATCGCTTGGTACGCGATCGTCGGCGTCCTCGTCGCCGTCGGCGCGTACGCGACGTACCTCCGACTCACGGGCGGAATGGCGAGCACCAACCTCACGAGCGTCGTCCCGTGGGGCGCGTGGGTCGCCTTCTACATCTACTTCGTCGGCCTCTCTGCCGGCGCGTTCCTCGTGAGCACGATGGCCAACGTCTTCGAGGTCGAGGGGATGCACAGGATCGACCGCGACGCGCTGTTCGCGGCCATCATCAGTATGGCGGTGGCGCTGCTGTTCGTCTGGATCGACCTCGGACGAATGGACCGGATGTACTTCCCGTTCCTCTGGCGCCAGCTGACGTCTGCGCTCTCGTGGGAGGTCCACGCCTACGTGGCCTATATCGGTATCCTGGTCACGGAGCTGTACTTCTCGATGCGGATCGACCTCGCGCGGGTCGCCGACCGCACTTCGGGGCTCCGAGAGACGTTCTACTCGGCCCTCGCGCTCGGTCGTCTGGACACGAGCGAGGCGTCTCAAGCGTTCGACCAGCGCTGGCTCAAGCGGGCCGGTATCGTCGGTATCCCGCTGGCGATCTTCATGGTCCACGGCGGCACGGGCGTGCTGTTCGCCGTCTCGAAGGCACGCCCCTACTGGAACAGCGGGCTGTTCCCGGTGATCTTCGTCATCTCGGCGCTGCTCAGCGGGACCGCGCTCGTGATGATGGTATACGTGCTTCGAACGCGGCTGTTCGACGGCGAGTCGGTCGACCCGGACCTGCTCGACCGACTGGCACAGCTCCTGATCGGCTTCATCATCGTCGACGCCGCCTTGACTGCCATCGAGACGTTCATCGCGATCGCCAGCGTCCATCCCCACGAGATCGAGACCTGGAACGTCATCATGTACGGCCCGATGTCGTGGTCGTTCTGGTGGTTCATGGTCGGCTTCAGTTGGGTGTTCCCGATGGTCCTGCTGAGCAAGCGATCCTGGCGACGCACGCCGTCGGTGATGGTGCTGACCGGACTGAGCGTCGTCATTGGGATCGTCGCGGTGCGGTTCAACATTGTTGTTCCGGCGCAGGTCATGCCGGTGATGGAGGGACTTCCCCACGGGTCGTACTTCCCGACGCTGGTCGAGTGGGGGACGAGTATCGGCATGATCGGCGTCGGCCTGCTGCTGTTCACGATCGGTGCGGAGACGCTGCCGTTGACGCCGCTTACCGGAGGTGACCACGAATGA
- a CDS encoding 4Fe-4S dicluster domain-containing protein, with product MSTADDGDTLPGIPNVGKADLDAMVENERPDPREELADVEADTDLGVAMAEDAKRVARGELSGDEYWEKYDEAAADEFGEAYRETPNPAVDAGDQTVTTETAESLSCAVGSMDTVSTETAQVEGEETEGGIGTGDEKWGMVIDLQKCVGCDSCTVACKSENRTPPGVSYNVVMEEEHGEFPNVTRTNVPRPCMQCDNPPCVQVCPVSATYKMDDGVVNIDYDRCIGCRYCNIACPYGARYFDFGENYDDEVDEAGELTSPEYGVDRGPREEGKSPIGNIRKCSFCTHRLERGEEPACVETCVGDARNMGDLENPDSDVAKMADSSRAFQLKEDEGTDPNVYYLK from the coding sequence ATGAGCACCGCTGACGACGGGGACACACTCCCCGGTATCCCGAACGTCGGGAAGGCCGACCTCGACGCGATGGTGGAGAACGAACGACCCGATCCGCGAGAGGAGCTCGCGGATGTCGAGGCGGACACTGACCTCGGCGTGGCGATGGCCGAAGACGCCAAGCGCGTCGCCCGCGGTGAGCTCTCCGGCGACGAGTACTGGGAGAAGTACGACGAGGCCGCGGCCGACGAGTTCGGCGAGGCGTATCGGGAGACGCCGAACCCCGCGGTCGACGCTGGCGACCAGACCGTCACGACAGAGACAGCCGAGTCGCTGAGCTGCGCCGTCGGGTCGATGGACACGGTCTCGACGGAGACGGCGCAGGTCGAGGGCGAGGAGACGGAGGGCGGGATCGGCACGGGCGACGAGAAGTGGGGGATGGTGATCGACCTCCAGAAGTGCGTCGGCTGCGACTCGTGTACGGTCGCGTGCAAGTCCGAGAACCGGACGCCGCCGGGCGTCTCGTACAACGTCGTGATGGAGGAGGAACACGGCGAGTTCCCGAACGTCACGCGAACGAACGTCCCGCGTCCGTGCATGCAGTGCGATAACCCGCCGTGCGTCCAGGTGTGTCCCGTCTCGGCGACATACAAGATGGACGACGGCGTGGTCAACATCGACTACGACCGGTGTATCGGCTGCCGATACTGCAACATCGCCTGCCCGTACGGCGCGCGGTACTTCGACTTCGGCGAGAACTACGACGACGAGGTCGACGAGGCCGGCGAACTGACTAGCCCGGAGTACGGCGTCGACCGCGGACCGCGCGAGGAGGGGAAGTCGCCGATCGGCAACATCCGCAAGTGTAGTTTCTGTACGCACCGGTTAGAGCGCGGCGAAGAGCCCGCGTGCGTCGAGACCTGTGTCGGCGACGCTCGAAATATGGGCGACCTCGAGAACCCCGACAGCGACGTCGCAAAGATGGCTGACTCGTCGCGCGCGTTCCAACTGAAAGAAGACGAGGGCACCGACCCCAACGTCTACTACCTCAAATAG
- a CDS encoding bacterio-opsin activator domain-containing protein, which yields MNWIIALSIGLRLIGVGYSILLLARTRDRRFGFLTLLLSFMTLRQLLTVQSATTGIEELPGLVVSALVLLTVYYLSEYIDEENAIKTQLQTANERLRGFRKAIEHAGHAIFLTDPDGTIEYANPAVETVTGYGPDEVIGENPRLWQSGKHDEEFYKGLWERIESGSVWEGELTNRRKSGELCWIDATIAPITDGGDVERYVAIERDVTERKEREMRIEDQNERLTLLNNTNEVLRDTNRELVAASTRDEIESAVCEQFASSDLFDVAWIGGRGLVDGSVSPRTCAGTDIDSLDVHIETLCAVEPSPVETALDSSRPVFTEIEDDLSETPGEAHCVVVPLAYRGAEYGVLVVMTHNADAFDLIERDIFAELGRTVADAISAVESKQTLAADSVTELEFQLTGIDEPLANMAARLDCSVTVEHVSDGDDGGSIQYVTVADADPEPVSEYVAEADHIDAAQHVYAYEERSLFRLSIDKRSIVATLAQYGAGIESLSLTGTSGTLIAHVASSNDIRTIVDALQTTYDGLTLVAQRERERDVQTEAGFRKQLAATLTDRQREAVRTAHFAGFFEWPREHSGEEVASMMDISQTTFTQHLRAAEKKLFSALFDESIRVS from the coding sequence ATGAACTGGATCATCGCTCTCTCGATCGGGCTTCGACTGATCGGCGTCGGCTACTCGATCCTGCTACTCGCGAGGACCCGCGATCGCCGGTTCGGCTTCCTGACGCTGCTTCTGTCCTTTATGACGCTTCGGCAGCTGCTTACCGTACAGTCGGCGACCACCGGAATCGAGGAACTCCCGGGGCTCGTCGTGAGCGCGCTTGTCCTGCTGACGGTGTATTACCTCTCCGAGTACATCGACGAAGAGAACGCCATCAAGACGCAGTTACAGACGGCAAACGAGCGACTTCGGGGCTTTCGGAAGGCCATCGAACACGCCGGGCACGCGATCTTCCTCACCGACCCGGACGGCACCATCGAGTACGCGAACCCGGCCGTCGAGACGGTCACGGGGTACGGACCGGACGAGGTGATCGGCGAGAACCCGCGACTCTGGCAGTCGGGGAAACACGACGAGGAGTTTTACAAGGGACTCTGGGAACGGATCGAGTCCGGGTCGGTCTGGGAGGGCGAGCTGACGAACCGCCGGAAGTCGGGGGAGCTCTGCTGGATCGACGCGACAATCGCGCCGATCACGGACGGCGGAGACGTGGAGCGCTACGTCGCGATCGAGCGCGACGTTACCGAACGGAAGGAGCGCGAGATGCGCATCGAAGACCAGAACGAGCGCTTGACGCTCCTGAACAACACGAACGAGGTGCTCCGCGACACCAACCGGGAACTCGTCGCCGCGTCGACGCGCGACGAGATCGAGTCCGCAGTGTGCGAACAGTTCGCTTCCTCCGACCTCTTCGACGTGGCCTGGATCGGTGGTCGTGGACTCGTCGACGGCTCGGTCAGCCCGCGCACGTGTGCGGGCACCGACATCGACTCGCTCGACGTTCACATCGAGACGCTGTGCGCCGTCGAGCCGTCCCCGGTCGAAACGGCGCTCGATAGTTCCCGTCCGGTGTTCACCGAGATCGAAGACGACCTGTCGGAAACACCGGGCGAGGCACACTGCGTCGTGGTCCCGCTCGCGTACCGGGGCGCGGAGTACGGTGTTCTCGTCGTGATGACCCACAACGCTGATGCGTTCGATCTGATCGAACGCGATATCTTCGCCGAATTGGGTCGGACCGTCGCGGACGCGATCAGCGCCGTCGAGAGCAAGCAGACGCTCGCCGCGGACAGCGTCACCGAACTGGAGTTCCAGCTGACCGGGATCGACGAGCCACTTGCGAACATGGCGGCACGGCTCGACTGTTCGGTCACCGTCGAGCACGTTAGCGACGGCGACGACGGGGGGTCTATCCAGTACGTTACCGTCGCGGACGCTGATCCAGAGCCCGTCTCCGAGTACGTCGCCGAGGCCGACCACATCGACGCGGCACAGCACGTCTACGCCTACGAGGAACGGTCTCTGTTCCGGCTCTCGATAGACAAGCGGTCGATCGTCGCGACGCTGGCACAGTACGGGGCAGGCATCGAATCCCTCTCGCTCACCGGCACGAGCGGGACGCTGATCGCACACGTCGCCAGCTCGAACGACATCCGGACTATCGTCGACGCGCTTCAGACGACGTACGACGGCCTCACGCTCGTCGCACAGCGCGAGCGCGAACGCGACGTACAAACCGAGGCGGGCTTCCGGAAGCAGCTAGCGGCGACCTTAACGGACCGGCAGCGAGAAGCGGTGCGTACCGCGCACTTTGCCGGATTCTTCGAGTGGCCCCGTGAGCACTCCGGTGAGGAGGTTGCCTCGATGATGGACATCTCACAGACAACCTTCACACAACACCTCCGA